A window from Methylococcus mesophilus encodes these proteins:
- a CDS encoding restriction endonuclease subunit S has protein sequence MMNSNSTFWRRLPIVELCEAHVDCLNRTAPVVSEVTPFKMLRTTNVRNGYIDVENVRYVTAETYKKWTRRLVPRRNDIILTREAPLGDVGKIRTDDRVFLGQRLYHFRPDPQKLDADFLLYSLLGDDLQGQIKGFGSGATVEHMRLQDIPSLEVNVPPLPVQKRIAGILSAYDELIENCQRRIKILETMARALYREWFVHFRFPGYENYPPVASSLGEIPQGWEVKTLPECVKINPRVAIPREGVKPFVPMSCLSNDSMLVTDFETREGNSGSKFQNGDTLFARITPCLENGKTGFVQFLPDSKAVAFGSTEFIVLRSRTLTPELVYLLARSDEFRNVAIKSMTGASGRQRVQEQCFHEYLVMQPPDALLDHFSAIVAPSFRLIHRLQLQIQNLRSTRDLLLPRLLSGQVELREQVTA, from the coding sequence ATGATGAACTCTAACTCGACATTCTGGCGGCGTTTGCCAATCGTTGAACTTTGTGAGGCGCACGTTGATTGCCTTAATCGGACGGCACCAGTTGTGAGTGAAGTTACGCCGTTCAAGATGCTACGCACTACAAATGTTCGCAACGGTTATATTGACGTTGAGAACGTTCGATATGTGACCGCAGAGACCTATAAGAAGTGGACGAGACGGCTTGTTCCGAGGCGCAATGACATCATCCTAACGCGCGAGGCACCACTTGGCGATGTGGGCAAAATACGCACGGACGATCGTGTGTTTCTTGGACAACGTCTGTATCACTTCCGTCCTGACCCTCAGAAGCTGGACGCAGATTTCCTTCTATATTCATTGCTTGGCGATGATTTACAAGGGCAAATCAAAGGGTTCGGTTCGGGGGCGACGGTCGAGCATATGCGGCTCCAAGACATTCCCAGTTTAGAGGTCAACGTTCCCCCGCTTCCCGTTCAGAAACGCATCGCAGGCATCCTGTCGGCCTACGACGAACTCATTGAAAACTGCCAGCGGCGCATCAAGATTCTGGAAACGATGGCCCGCGCCCTCTACCGCGAGTGGTTCGTCCACTTCCGCTTCCCTGGCTACGAAAATTATCCCCCCGTCGCCTCCTCTCTCGGCGAGATTCCGCAGGGGTGGGAGGTGAAGACTCTTCCCGAATGCGTGAAAATCAATCCCCGAGTGGCAATACCACGGGAGGGCGTGAAACCGTTTGTTCCAATGAGTTGCCTATCAAACGACTCGATGCTCGTTACTGACTTCGAAACCCGCGAGGGCAACAGTGGCAGCAAGTTTCAGAACGGCGATACGCTCTTTGCTCGAATCACTCCGTGTTTGGAGAATGGCAAGACGGGCTTTGTCCAATTCTTACCTGATTCAAAGGCCGTAGCGTTCGGTTCGACGGAGTTTATCGTCTTACGGTCTCGGACCCTTACTCCGGAATTGGTTTACTTGCTGGCGCGCAGCGACGAGTTTCGTAACGTCGCTATCAAGAGCATGACCGGTGCGTCTGGGCGTCAACGCGTGCAAGAACAATGTTTCCATGAATACCTTGTTATGCAGCCACCGGACGCCTTGCTCGACCATTTCTCGGCTATCGTCGCTCCGAGTTTCCGTCTTATCCACAGACTACAGCTACAAATCCAAAACCTCCGCAGCACCCGCGACCTCCTGCTGCCGCGCCTGCTCTCCGGCCAAGTCGAACTTCGCGAACAGGTTACCGCATGA
- a CDS encoding ATP-binding protein, with protein MVDYCVALANEGGGRIVLGVTDKPPRKAVGTQAFEMPEKTVAGIHERIHLRGLWHEIPHTDGRVLVFEVPSRTVGHPLHYDGRYWMRAGEDLVPMTPDQLKRIIDEGKPEFIDQPARSRCTEEEVVSLLDVQGYFDLRKRPLPSTRAEVLDTLVGKGFVRREDGLFTITNLGALLLAKRLTDFEPVARKGVRLIVYDGISKQQVRDGKDITGQKGYAVGFEGLVNYVYEHLPASEEIAAALRTTTYAYPLKAIREVIGNAIVHQDLTQQGTGITVEIYDDRLEMTNPGLPVLPLDRFIDENQSRNERFADALRQLGICEERGYGMDAVVMQIELHQLPSYSCRLGTRHTTVMLSRYKPLKDLSPEERVNAVYQHCVLRYVTNQITNNESIRQRFKIDKKNAAIASRLLGEAVAAQRIRPSDPDAASKLMRYVPYWA; from the coding sequence TTGGTCGATTACTGCGTGGCGCTCGCCAACGAGGGTGGTGGCCGCATCGTTCTGGGCGTCACCGACAAACCGCCCCGCAAGGCGGTGGGCACTCAGGCTTTCGAAATGCCCGAGAAAACGGTCGCCGGTATCCATGAGCGGATTCACCTCCGGGGGCTGTGGCATGAGATTCCGCACACGGACGGTCGTGTGCTGGTGTTCGAGGTGCCGTCACGAACCGTTGGGCATCCGCTGCACTATGACGGCCGCTACTGGATGCGCGCCGGTGAGGACCTGGTGCCGATGACGCCCGATCAGCTGAAACGCATCATCGACGAGGGTAAGCCGGAATTCATCGATCAGCCGGCGCGGAGCCGTTGTACCGAGGAAGAGGTGGTTTCACTGCTGGATGTGCAAGGCTATTTCGATCTGCGCAAACGGCCCTTGCCATCGACTCGCGCCGAAGTACTCGATACGCTCGTCGGGAAAGGTTTCGTTCGCCGGGAGGACGGCCTTTTCACCATTACCAACCTGGGCGCGCTGCTGCTTGCCAAGCGGCTGACCGACTTTGAGCCGGTCGCGCGGAAAGGCGTCCGGCTGATCGTCTATGACGGAATTTCCAAGCAGCAAGTCCGCGACGGCAAGGATATTACCGGGCAGAAGGGCTATGCGGTCGGCTTCGAGGGTTTGGTCAACTATGTGTACGAGCATTTGCCGGCCAGCGAGGAAATCGCTGCGGCGCTGCGGACCACGACTTACGCCTATCCGTTAAAGGCGATTCGCGAAGTCATCGGCAATGCCATCGTGCACCAGGACTTGACTCAACAAGGTACGGGCATAACGGTGGAGATTTACGATGACCGGCTCGAGATGACCAATCCCGGCTTGCCGGTGTTGCCGCTCGATCGCTTCATCGACGAAAACCAGTCGCGCAATGAACGTTTTGCCGATGCTCTCCGGCAACTGGGCATTTGCGAGGAGCGAGGATATGGCATGGACGCCGTGGTGATGCAGATCGAATTGCACCAATTGCCATCTTATTCTTGCCGCCTGGGAACGCGCCACACGACCGTCATGCTTTCCCGTTACAAGCCGCTGAAAGACTTGTCCCCCGAGGAGAGGGTCAATGCCGTCTACCAGCACTGTGTTTTGAGGTACGTAACGAACCAGATCACCAACAACGAGTCGATCCGCCAGCGATTCAAGATCGACAAGAAGAACGCCGCTATCGCCTCCAGACTTCTGGGGGAAGCTGTTGCCGCGCAAAGGATTCGCCCATCCGATCCCGACGCGGCGTCCAAGCTCATGCGGTATGTGCCTTACTGGGCGTAG
- a CDS encoding toxin-antitoxin system HicB family antitoxin, with protein sequence MANYALRVPDSLLAYARQVAEEEHVSMNQFFVMAIAEKVSALKTEAYFRERQARGDLSAFDTWLTASPEAPPEAGDEMP encoded by the coding sequence ATGGCCAATTACGCATTGCGAGTTCCCGATTCGCTCCTCGCCTACGCCCGCCAAGTGGCCGAGGAGGAGCATGTTTCCATGAACCAGTTCTTCGTCATGGCCATCGCGGAAAAAGTGTCCGCCCTCAAGACTGAAGCCTATTTTCGCGAGCGGCAGGCGCGGGGCGACCTCTCCGCCTTCGATACCTGGCTCACCGCCAGCCCCGAAGCCCCGCCGGAGGCTGGTGACGAGATGCCTTGA
- a CDS encoding putative toxin-antitoxin system toxin component, PIN family, giving the protein MTIPRVVLDTNVLVAASRSRLGASFALLQALRDGRYKALVSVPLMLEYEAVLNRPEHLAASGRNIAMNGAFLDALCLLVEPVHLHYLWRPQLRDPADEMVLETALNGRADGLVTLNVGDFAAAADFRMPVMTPGAFLRQLNEEKT; this is encoded by the coding sequence ATGACTATACCGCGCGTCGTGCTCGACACTAACGTCCTCGTTGCAGCTTCCCGCAGTCGGCTGGGTGCATCGTTCGCCTTGCTGCAAGCCCTGAGGGATGGACGGTACAAAGCGTTGGTATCGGTACCGTTGATGCTCGAATACGAAGCGGTGCTCAACCGGCCGGAACATCTCGCCGCCAGCGGGCGCAACATCGCCATGAACGGCGCCTTTCTCGATGCCCTCTGCCTGCTGGTCGAGCCGGTGCATTTACATTACCTGTGGCGCCCGCAACTGCGCGATCCGGCCGACGAAATGGTGTTGGAAACCGCGCTGAACGGCCGCGCCGACGGGCTGGTCACACTGAATGTCGGCGATTTCGCCGCCGCTGCGGATTTCCGCATGCCGGTCATGACCCCCGGCGCGTTCCTGCGGCAACTGAACGAGGAGAAAACCTGA
- a CDS encoding type I restriction endonuclease, with protein MSTHAYSESHLVEQPAIGLFATLGWETVSAMEEIFGSAGTLARETKGEVVLVGRLRVALTRLNPALPPEAIDAAIDELTRDRSAMSLEAANREVYRLLKEGITVSVPDRTLTLTLTLTLTLTPGPSPSPSPPAPLPKGEGKKRCVCAWWIGSIRRTTTSCSSASSA; from the coding sequence ATGAGCACCCATGCCTACAGCGAATCCCATTTGGTTGAGCAGCCTGCCATCGGGCTGTTTGCCACGCTGGGCTGGGAGACGGTGTCGGCGATGGAGGAAATTTTCGGCTCGGCAGGCACGCTGGCGCGCGAGACCAAGGGCGAGGTCGTGCTGGTGGGCCGATTGCGTGTGGCGCTGACCCGGCTCAACCCTGCACTGCCACCTGAGGCGATAGACGCAGCCATCGATGAACTGACCCGCGACCGTTCGGCGATGAGCCTGGAGGCCGCGAACCGGGAGGTGTATCGGCTGCTCAAGGAAGGCATCACGGTGTCGGTGCCCGACCGCACCCTCACCCTCACCCTCACCCTCACCCTCACCCTCACCCCCGGCCCCTCTCCCTCACCCTCACCCCCGGCCCCTCTCCCAAAGGGAGAGGGGAAGAAAAGGTGCGTCTGCGCGTGGTGGATTGGGAGCATCCGGAGAACAACGACTTCCTGCTCGTCAGCCAGTTCAGCGTGA
- a CDS encoding type I restriction endonuclease subunit R: protein MRLRVVDWEHPENNDFLLVSQFSVTGALYTCRPDLVGFVNGLPWVVIELKKPGVSARAAFDENLTHYKREIPQLFWHNAFLIASNGTDSRVGSLTADWDRFFEWKRIECEDESRRVSLEVMLRGTCDLKRLLDLVENFTLFSEHKAGLVKIIGQNHQFLGVNNALRSMLEARKLGHGRGGVFWQTQGSGKSFSMVFFAQKVLRKLAGNWTFVVVTDRIELDEQIAKTFKTTGSVSEAEGDACHAASGAHLRELLRGNHRYVFTLIHKFRPETPSSPALLPEGEGGTMPVLCDRSDVIVLTDEAHRSQYDTLALNMRAALPKAMFLAFTGTPLIAGEERTKEVFGDYVSIYDFQQSIEDGATVPLFYENRTPELQLTNPDLNDDIYRLIEDAELDPEQEARLERELARQYHLLTRDDRLETVAQDIVRHFLGRGFLGKAMVVSIDKATALRIHDKVRKHWAAETSGVRQALGELAHLPRGEGSPEQARRDLRVVELKARLAVLSNTDMAVIVSPGQNEIQHMQKLGLDIEPHRKRMNESQPGLDEKFKDTEDPLRLVFVCAMWLTGFDAPSCSTVYLDKPMRNHTLMQTIARANRVFPGKHSGVIVDYANVFASLEQALAIYGAGKGGKSPVKDKQQLVEELRNAVVDATEFCARHGVELAAIETLAGGGLERLQSIEDAMNALISPDPLRREFFGHERLVSTLYRAVKPDPAVLEFAGRVACLSTLAESIRAKQSPNPPDISQVMAGINTLLDQSITGHAIRESGPPPLDLSKINFEALAQRFKQSKHKNTDLEVLKAAIRAKLEKLIQFNRTRADFAEKFEELIESYNAGSRSIEELFEELLKLSNSLNDEEQRHVRENMSEEELVIFDILTRPAPELSTEERAEVKKVARDLLARLKDLLVLNWRQKSTARSQLKLTIEDTLDTGLPRAYTPELYRQKCSAVFEHVYESYPERNAGVYACLQ, encoded by the coding sequence GTGCGTCTGCGCGTGGTGGATTGGGAGCATCCGGAGAACAACGACTTCCTGCTCGTCAGCCAGTTCAGCGTGACCGGCGCGCTCTACACCTGCCGGCCCGACTTGGTTGGTTTCGTCAACGGCTTGCCGTGGGTGGTGATCGAACTGAAGAAGCCGGGCGTGTCGGCGCGCGCGGCGTTCGACGAAAACCTCACCCACTACAAGCGGGAGATTCCCCAGCTGTTCTGGCACAACGCGTTCCTGATCGCCTCCAACGGCACCGACAGCCGCGTCGGCTCGCTCACCGCGGACTGGGATCGGTTTTTCGAGTGGAAGCGCATCGAGTGCGAGGACGAGTCGCGCCGCGTGTCGCTGGAAGTGATGCTGCGCGGCACCTGTGACCTAAAGCGCCTGCTCGATCTGGTCGAGAATTTCACCCTGTTCTCCGAGCACAAGGCCGGGTTGGTCAAGATCATCGGCCAGAACCACCAGTTCCTCGGCGTGAACAACGCGCTTCGCTCCATGCTGGAAGCGCGGAAGCTGGGCCACGGGCGGGGCGGTGTGTTCTGGCAGACGCAGGGCAGCGGCAAGAGCTTCTCCATGGTGTTCTTCGCCCAGAAGGTGCTGCGCAAGCTGGCCGGCAACTGGACTTTCGTGGTCGTCACCGACCGCATCGAGCTGGATGAGCAGATCGCCAAGACCTTCAAGACCACCGGCTCGGTGTCGGAAGCCGAGGGCGATGCCTGCCACGCCGCCAGTGGTGCGCATCTGCGCGAGCTGCTGCGCGGCAACCACCGCTACGTTTTTACGCTGATCCATAAGTTTCGTCCCGAAACACCCTCATCCCCAGCCCTTCTCCCAGAGGGAGAAGGGGGCACAATGCCGGTGCTCTGTGATCGGTCCGACGTGATCGTTCTGACTGACGAGGCGCACCGCAGCCAGTACGACACGCTGGCGCTCAACATGCGCGCCGCGCTGCCCAAGGCGATGTTCCTGGCCTTTACCGGCACGCCGCTGATCGCCGGGGAGGAGCGTACCAAGGAGGTGTTCGGCGACTACGTCTCGATCTACGACTTCCAGCAGTCCATCGAGGACGGCGCCACCGTGCCGCTGTTCTATGAGAACCGCACGCCGGAATTGCAGCTCACCAACCCGGACCTGAACGACGACATCTACCGGCTGATCGAGGACGCCGAACTCGACCCCGAACAGGAAGCCAGGCTCGAGCGCGAGCTCGCCCGCCAGTATCACCTCCTGACCCGCGACGACCGGCTGGAAACCGTGGCGCAGGACATCGTGCGGCACTTTCTCGGGCGCGGGTTTTTAGGCAAGGCCATGGTGGTCTCCATCGACAAGGCGACTGCCCTCAGGATTCACGACAAGGTGAGGAAACATTGGGCCGCGGAAACCTCGGGGGTGCGCCAGGCATTGGGCGAGCTGGCCCACTTGCCGCGTGGGGAGGGCAGCCCGGAGCAGGCGCGGCGTGACCTGAGGGTGGTCGAGCTGAAGGCACGCCTCGCGGTCTTGAGCAACACCGACATGGCGGTGATCGTTTCGCCTGGGCAGAACGAAATCCAGCATATGCAGAAGCTCGGGCTCGACATCGAACCGCACCGCAAGCGTATGAACGAATCCCAGCCGGGGCTGGACGAGAAGTTCAAGGACACCGAAGACCCGTTGCGCCTGGTGTTCGTCTGCGCCATGTGGCTGACCGGCTTCGACGCGCCGAGCTGTTCGACGGTGTACCTCGACAAGCCCATGCGCAACCACACGCTCATGCAGACCATTGCCCGCGCCAACCGCGTTTTTCCCGGCAAGCACAGCGGCGTGATCGTCGATTACGCCAACGTCTTCGCTTCGCTGGAACAGGCGCTGGCGATCTACGGTGCCGGCAAGGGCGGCAAGAGCCCGGTCAAGGACAAGCAGCAACTGGTCGAGGAGCTGCGCAACGCGGTAGTGGATGCCACGGAATTCTGCGCCCGCCATGGCGTGGAGCTGGCCGCGATCGAGACTCTGGCTGGCGGCGGTCTGGAGCGCTTGCAGAGCATCGAAGACGCGATGAACGCGCTGATCTCCCCCGACCCGCTGCGGCGCGAGTTTTTCGGCCATGAGCGGCTGGTGAGCACGCTGTATCGGGCGGTGAAGCCCGATCCGGCAGTTCTGGAGTTCGCCGGCCGCGTGGCCTGTCTTTCGACGTTGGCTGAATCCATTCGAGCCAAGCAGAGCCCGAATCCGCCGGATATCTCGCAGGTGATGGCCGGCATCAACACGCTGCTCGACCAATCGATTACCGGCCACGCAATCCGCGAGTCGGGGCCGCCGCCGCTCGACCTATCGAAGATCAACTTCGAGGCGCTGGCACAGCGATTCAAGCAGTCCAAGCACAAAAACACCGACCTCGAGGTGCTCAAGGCGGCCATCCGCGCCAAGCTGGAAAAGCTGATCCAGTTCAACCGTACCCGTGCCGACTTCGCCGAGAAATTCGAGGAACTGATCGAAAGCTACAACGCGGGCAGCCGAAGCATCGAGGAACTGTTCGAGGAGCTGCTGAAGCTCTCCAACAGCCTGAATGACGAGGAACAGCGCCACGTGCGCGAGAACATGAGCGAGGAGGAGCTGGTCATCTTCGACATCCTCACCCGCCCTGCGCCGGAGCTCAGCACGGAGGAGCGCGCCGAAGTGAAAAAGGTGGCCCGTGATCTGCTGGCCCGCCTCAAGGATTTGCTGGTGCTGAACTGGCGGCAGAAATCGACGGCGCGCTCACAACTGAAGCTGACCATCGAAGACACTCTCGACACGGGACTGCCGCGTGCCTATACGCCGGAGCTGTACCGGCAGAAGTGCTCAGCCGTGTTCGAGCATGTGTACGAGAGCTACCCGGAGCGAAATGCCGGTGTTTATGCCTGTCTCCAGTGA
- a CDS encoding DUF927 domain-containing protein — translation MQATDDGDSSGYGSESADVSAVSETEDGEARSPIPNESERPKFIVLDDWTEHGGRKHRPGVWFFGVKPGKNDGPATLTDQWVCSPLHVEAITHDAAEGNFGRLLQFKNTLGHWREWAMPMELLRADGADLRGELLAMGLQIDPGSHRLLGQYLQAVTPKLRITCALQTGWSGSSFVLPDTVIGPSASGVIFQSGERGHDEYTVAGTLDGWQTEIAGRAAGNPLLMLALSAAFAGPLLARCNAESGGLHFVGDSSTGKTTLLEAACSVWGGPGYKRSWRATANGMEGAAALFNDGLLALDEISECDPREVGAIVYALGNGRGKQRASRSGSARGVVRWRCLVMSSGERTIATTMAEGGHRAKAGQGVRLLDVPAGRAHGCFDALHGFESGAALSDAIKRAAAVHHGHAGRAFLERVTRDTRDFCTYLERLKALPIWDDPGEGQDKRAAARFALLALAGELATEYEVTPWALGDATQAAAEGFRLWRSARGRGNDERRQVLEQVSAFIDRHGDGRFSYADGGNDPVIRDRAGWWKDGPGGRIYLFTADGLREALKGFDFKRALDVLEQVGALPAAGADGKRARFYRIGGRGVKLYPIASDTLEGDHDA, via the coding sequence GTGCAAGCCACGGACGACGGGGATTCCAGCGGATACGGCAGCGAAAGTGCGGACGTATCAGCCGTATCAGAGACGGAGGACGGCGAAGCCCGGTCCCCCATTCCCAACGAATCCGAGCGTCCGAAGTTCATAGTGTTGGACGACTGGACCGAGCACGGCGGGCGCAAGCATCGGCCCGGCGTCTGGTTCTTCGGCGTCAAGCCCGGCAAGAACGATGGGCCCGCCACCCTCACGGACCAGTGGGTTTGTTCACCGCTGCACGTCGAGGCCATCACCCATGATGCGGCCGAGGGCAATTTCGGGCGGCTGCTGCAGTTCAAGAACACCTTGGGCCACTGGCGGGAATGGGCCATGCCCATGGAGCTACTGCGGGCTGATGGTGCCGATCTGCGCGGCGAGCTGCTGGCGATGGGCTTGCAGATCGACCCAGGCTCCCACCGCCTGCTGGGGCAGTATCTCCAAGCGGTAACCCCGAAGCTGCGCATCACCTGTGCACTTCAAACCGGCTGGTCGGGTTCGTCGTTCGTGCTACCGGACACCGTGATCGGGCCGTCCGCATCGGGTGTGATCTTCCAATCCGGCGAGCGCGGGCACGACGAGTATACGGTAGCGGGCACGCTGGATGGCTGGCAAACCGAGATTGCCGGGCGAGCTGCCGGTAACCCCTTACTGATGCTGGCGCTGTCCGCCGCTTTCGCCGGCCCCCTGTTGGCGCGCTGCAACGCCGAGTCCGGCGGGCTGCATTTCGTCGGCGACTCATCCACCGGCAAGACCACCTTGCTTGAGGCTGCCTGTTCCGTCTGGGGCGGGCCGGGCTACAAACGAAGCTGGCGCGCGACCGCGAACGGCATGGAAGGCGCGGCGGCGCTATTCAATGATGGCCTGCTGGCGTTGGATGAAATCTCGGAATGCGATCCCCGAGAGGTGGGCGCAATCGTTTATGCCTTGGGCAACGGGCGGGGTAAGCAGCGAGCCAGCCGAAGCGGCAGTGCGCGGGGCGTGGTCCGCTGGCGCTGCCTGGTCATGTCCAGCGGCGAGCGTACCATCGCCACCACAATGGCCGAGGGCGGGCACCGAGCCAAGGCGGGCCAGGGCGTGCGGCTGCTGGATGTGCCGGCGGGCCGGGCGCATGGATGCTTCGACGCGCTGCACGGCTTCGAGTCCGGCGCGGCGCTGTCTGACGCGATCAAGCGGGCGGCGGCGGTTCACCACGGCCATGCTGGGCGCGCCTTCCTGGAACGAGTCACGCGCGATACCCGCGACTTCTGTACCTACCTCGAACGACTCAAGGCCCTGCCGATCTGGGACGATCCCGGAGAAGGCCAGGACAAACGGGCGGCGGCGCGGTTCGCCCTGCTGGCGCTGGCCGGCGAGCTGGCGACCGAGTACGAGGTGACGCCGTGGGCGCTGGGCGATGCCACCCAAGCGGCGGCGGAAGGCTTCCGGTTATGGCGATCCGCACGTGGCCGGGGCAACGACGAACGCCGGCAAGTACTGGAGCAGGTTTCAGCGTTCATAGATCGCCACGGCGATGGCCGCTTTTCTTACGCCGATGGTGGAAACGATCCAGTGATTCGGGATCGGGCTGGCTGGTGGAAGGACGGGCCCGGCGGGCGCATCTATCTGTTCACGGCGGACGGGCTGCGCGAGGCGCTGAAGGGCTTCGACTTCAAGCGGGCGCTGGACGTGCTGGAGCAGGTCGGGGCACTACCGGCGGCCGGAGCGGATGGTAAGCGGGCGCGTTTCTATCGGATCGGAGGCAGGGGCGTGAAGCTCTATCCAATCGCTTCGGATACGCTGGAGGGCGACCATGACGCTTGA
- a CDS encoding DNA primase translates to MIDSILSRLKGVRKTGAGKWLARCPAHNDRSPSLSVRQTDDGRILVHDFAGCSVDDVLTAVGLGIKDLFPPRDPPPKGYRPRLGIPEHRARDLIDLAAREATICALVVTDVIEGRGTNVADCSRARRAVEVIDGIRQEVNHGRHR, encoded by the coding sequence GTGATCGACTCCATACTGTCGCGGCTTAAAGGCGTCCGAAAGACGGGCGCCGGTAAGTGGCTCGCCCGCTGCCCAGCTCACAATGACCGCAGTCCTTCCTTATCCGTCCGCCAGACAGATGACGGCCGCATTTTAGTCCATGACTTCGCCGGATGTTCAGTCGATGACGTGCTCACGGCAGTCGGATTAGGCATCAAGGACCTGTTTCCACCCCGCGATCCGCCGCCCAAAGGCTACCGGCCGCGCCTGGGCATTCCAGAACACCGCGCCCGCGATCTGATCGATCTCGCGGCGCGTGAGGCAACCATCTGTGCCCTGGTCGTTACTGATGTGATCGAAGGCCGCGGCACGAACGTTGCCGACTGCAGTCGCGCCAGGCGAGCGGTGGAGGTCATCGACGGAATCCGGCAAGAGGTGAACCATGGTCGTCACCGCTGA
- a CDS encoding helix-turn-helix transcriptional regulator, translated as MKTYTTNPAIPAVFLLPLEQTLKHAGQSRSAWHRDIQAGLAPKPIKLGVSSRWPSDEIDALVRARIAGKSTDEIRELVRQLHEARTSEIGA; from the coding sequence ATGAAAACCTATACCACCAATCCGGCCATACCGGCCGTCTTCCTCCTCCCGCTCGAACAGACATTGAAGCACGCCGGGCAATCGCGCTCCGCGTGGCACAGAGACATCCAGGCCGGACTTGCTCCAAAACCAATCAAGCTCGGCGTCTCCAGCCGTTGGCCGTCCGATGAAATCGACGCCCTGGTTCGCGCCCGGATCGCCGGCAAGTCCACCGACGAAATCCGTGAACTGGTCCGCCAGCTCCACGAGGCACGCACATCGGAGATAGGAGCGTGA
- a CDS encoding S24/S26 family peptidase has protein sequence MATEDATTIQDKNRPSEHFFVTLQTDEFTPELLRGDRLLIDPSITPNPGDFVIVQNRQNRRLDRYEGQAGVTGVVCEAVRTVPYGNGTAYPTNVIRALLKAGHGEGNFRIDEDGAIYVFTLNVNETVQRWHLFGDIGAADTELRLDVLAAEFGEEEPA, from the coding sequence ATGGCTACTGAAGACGCTACCACAATCCAGGATAAAAACCGCCCATCCGAGCATTTCTTCGTCACCCTGCAAACGGATGAATTCACACCCGAGTTGCTACGGGGCGACAGACTTCTCATTGACCCATCTATCACGCCTAATCCTGGAGACTTTGTGATAGTCCAGAATCGCCAAAATCGCCGACTTGACCGCTACGAGGGCCAAGCCGGTGTGACTGGCGTGGTTTGCGAAGCTGTCCGTACAGTTCCTTATGGCAACGGAACGGCGTACCCGACAAACGTAATCAGGGCACTTTTGAAGGCCGGGCACGGCGAAGGTAACTTTCGCATCGATGAGGACGGCGCGATTTATGTATTTACATTAAATGTGAACGAGACCGTGCAGCGCTGGCATCTTTTCGGAGACATCGGCGCCGCCGATACCGAGCTTCGACTTGATGTGCTTGCGGCCGAGTTTGGCGAGGAGGAGCCCGCATGA